One window from the genome of Bartonella sp. WD16.2 encodes:
- the mgtE gene encoding magnesium transporter: MTEIKTTFDFKNLSPETLAEELKNRHFADSIDIINDLDIMERVTVFSLLPLDYAIELFDKPELEQPAAILELLPTNRSVEILEGMSADAAADVFQEMDRKTRTRLYALLKPLTRTELKKLTSYPNHTAGALMTTEFIAIPADWTVKKTLDHIRDVERTRETVYTSYVIDPKTGVLLKAVSLRNLILASPDDQILNVATHDTPITISPFTDHEDIARLFQRHDLLSVPVIDDSNHVIGIVTVDDVLDTMVDEMSEDAYKFGGMEALDKPYMQINFLGMMKKRGGWLALLFLGEMLTASAMQYFEAEIEKVITLTLFIPLIMSSGGNSGSQATSLILRALALRELTLKDWWRVILREIPAGMSLGFLLGIIGIMRIVIWQQLGIYNYGEHWIFIAITVGATLVGIVTFGSLSGSMLPFILKRLKFDPASASAPLVATLVDVTGIVIYFSVASLILSGILL; the protein is encoded by the coding sequence ATGACTGAAATAAAAACAACCTTCGACTTTAAAAATCTTTCTCCTGAAACTCTCGCTGAAGAATTAAAAAACCGTCATTTTGCTGATTCAATTGATATAATCAACGATCTAGATATTATGGAACGCGTGACTGTTTTTAGTCTTTTACCTCTTGATTATGCCATTGAGCTCTTTGACAAACCAGAACTTGAACAACCAGCAGCTATTCTTGAACTTTTACCTACTAATCGTTCTGTTGAAATTCTTGAGGGTATGTCCGCAGATGCTGCTGCAGACGTTTTTCAAGAAATGGATAGAAAGACCCGTACACGGCTTTACGCCTTGTTGAAACCCTTAACTCGAACCGAACTTAAAAAACTCACCAGTTATCCCAACCATACGGCTGGTGCATTAATGACAACAGAGTTTATCGCTATCCCAGCAGACTGGACTGTTAAAAAAACTCTAGATCACATTCGTGACGTTGAACGAACACGTGAAACAGTTTACACAAGCTATGTCATTGATCCCAAAACAGGTGTACTTCTCAAAGCTGTTTCGTTACGAAATCTTATTCTTGCCTCACCTGATGATCAAATTCTCAATGTCGCTACACATGATACACCTATCACAATATCACCCTTTACAGATCATGAAGATATTGCTCGTCTTTTTCAACGCCATGACCTTCTCTCTGTACCAGTTATTGATGACAGTAACCACGTTATTGGCATTGTAACAGTTGATGATGTGCTTGATACTATGGTTGATGAAATGAGTGAAGATGCTTATAAATTTGGGGGTATGGAAGCTCTAGATAAACCTTATATGCAGATAAATTTTCTTGGAATGATGAAAAAACGTGGTGGGTGGCTAGCTCTGCTTTTTCTTGGTGAAATGTTAACAGCCAGCGCTATGCAATATTTCGAAGCAGAGATTGAAAAAGTTATCACCCTTACACTATTTATTCCTCTTATTATGAGTTCAGGAGGAAATTCTGGCTCACAAGCAACATCACTTATTCTTCGTGCATTAGCTTTACGTGAACTTACACTTAAAGATTGGTGGAGAGTTATTCTCCGTGAGATCCCAGCAGGAATGTCTCTTGGCTTTTTACTTGGAATCATTGGAATAATGCGCATTGTTATCTGGCAACAACTGGGCATCTATAACTATGGTGAACATTGGATTTTCATCGCTATAACAGTGGGTGCAACTTTGGTCGGAATCGTTACATTCGGTTCTTTGTCCGGTTCCATGCTGCCTTTTATTCTTAAACGTTTAAAATTTGATCCAGCAAGTGCTTCAGCTCCCTTAGTAGCAACTTTAGTAGATGTCACAGGTATTGTAATCTATTTTTCTGTTGCTTCTCTTATTTTATCTGGAATTCTACTTTAA
- a CDS encoding DUF167 domain-containing protein, translated as MLYRIDTSGLILFVRLIPRASMDNIVGIESRDGEIQHLVIRLRTVPEDGKANKALIKFLARQWKIPSSYISLKSGTTSRYKQLHFSEYIKELEQKLQFMSNVHLQKRK; from the coding sequence ATGCTGTACCGTATTGATACCAGCGGCTTAATTTTATTCGTGCGTTTAATTCCCAGAGCTTCAATGGATAACATAGTAGGGATTGAGAGTAGAGACGGTGAAATACAGCATTTAGTTATACGTCTTCGTACTGTTCCTGAAGATGGCAAGGCAAACAAAGCGTTAATTAAATTTTTAGCAAGGCAATGGAAAATACCGTCTTCTTATATTTCTCTTAAAAGTGGTACAACATCACGTTATAAACAGCTTCACTTTTCAGAATATATAAAAGAGCTTGAACAGAAATTGCAATTTATGAGTAATGTACATTTACAAAAACGTAAATGA
- the ppa gene encoding inorganic diphosphatase, whose amino-acid sequence MNIKEIPIGNNPPEDINVIIEVSVGSQPIKYEMDKKSGLLFVDRFLYTPMVYPGNYGFIPHTLSEDGDPLDVLICNTRPLMPGCVINVCPIGALIMEDDGGKDEKIIAVPTPKLTQRYVNVHDYTDLPKITLKQIEHFFKHYKDLEPEKWVKIEGWRDKNFACELIKEAIANATKE is encoded by the coding sequence ATGAATATTAAAGAGATCCCTATTGGCAATAATCCACCAGAAGATATTAATGTTATTATTGAAGTGTCTGTTGGTAGCCAACCAATAAAATATGAGATGGATAAAAAATCTGGATTATTATTTGTTGATCGCTTCCTCTATACACCTATGGTCTATCCCGGTAATTATGGCTTCATCCCACATACACTTTCAGAAGATGGTGATCCACTTGACGTTCTTATTTGTAATACTCGTCCACTTATGCCTGGTTGTGTCATCAATGTTTGCCCAATCGGAGCTCTAATTATGGAAGACGATGGTGGTAAAGATGAAAAAATCATCGCTGTCCCCACCCCAAAATTAACGCAGCGATACGTTAATGTTCATGATTATACGGATCTTCCCAAAATCACATTAAAGCAGATTGAACATTTCTTTAAGCATTATAAAGACCTTGAGCCTGAAAAATGGGTTAAAATTGAAGGTTGGCGTGATAAAAACTTTGCATGTGAATTGATTAAGGAAGCTATCGCAAATGCAACAAAGGAATAG
- a CDS encoding lytic murein transglycosylase, whose product MKPITLSLFSSSKKLINRRTFIIGVVSTFLALSTSFSSFAHTERDFKSWINEFKKIALANNISSTTFDMAFKTVDAIDPAILKKAAYQPEFIDSPWNYFDNRVHNIAIVEGQRHAQKWEPWLSKIEKRFGVNRNILLAIWSIESSYGKVLQNKNVMHDAIRSLATLAYADQKRKKYAHTQLIAAMKILQSSGIHRSQLTGSWAGALGHTQFIPTSYLAYGVDMDGDGRCNIWTSIPDALATAANLLHMNGWQPDLSWGVEVKLPHRKKLPEDWLSFEQWAKLGVRHAHGQPFPSSSQLAILKFPDGPEGPIFLVTKNFFVIKRYNNADRYAFAVALLANRIAGHPGLVQDWNRPFKPITFQERLELQSRLAALGDYKGEIDGKIGTASKQAIKAFQLRHDLEVNGYPSHKVLSFLRKQ is encoded by the coding sequence ATGAAACCAATAACACTGAGTCTATTTTCTTCTTCAAAGAAATTAATAAATCGCAGAACCTTTATCATTGGTGTAGTCTCTACTTTTTTGGCTCTTTCAACATCTTTTTCTTCATTTGCACACACTGAGCGTGATTTTAAAAGCTGGATTAACGAATTTAAAAAAATAGCTTTAGCTAACAACATCTCATCAACTACATTTGATATGGCTTTTAAAACTGTTGACGCAATTGACCCAGCAATTTTAAAAAAAGCAGCGTATCAACCAGAATTTATCGATTCTCCATGGAACTATTTCGACAATCGTGTTCATAATATTGCCATTGTGGAAGGACAGCGTCACGCTCAAAAATGGGAACCATGGCTCTCTAAAATTGAAAAACGTTTTGGTGTTAACCGCAATATTCTTCTTGCCATTTGGTCTATAGAAAGTAGCTATGGAAAAGTTTTGCAAAACAAAAATGTGATGCATGACGCCATTCGTTCACTTGCAACTTTAGCTTACGCAGACCAAAAACGTAAAAAATATGCACACACACAACTTATTGCTGCAATGAAAATTTTACAAAGCAGTGGCATTCATCGTTCTCAACTTACCGGATCTTGGGCCGGCGCATTAGGACACACCCAATTTATCCCAACGAGTTATCTTGCCTACGGCGTTGACATGGATGGAGACGGACGTTGTAATATTTGGACATCAATTCCAGATGCACTTGCTACTGCTGCTAATCTTCTTCACATGAATGGTTGGCAACCTGATCTTTCTTGGGGTGTTGAAGTTAAATTACCACATAGAAAAAAACTCCCTGAAGATTGGCTTTCCTTTGAGCAATGGGCAAAGCTAGGTGTTCGACATGCACATGGGCAACCTTTTCCTTCTTCTTCTCAACTTGCAATATTGAAATTTCCCGATGGGCCAGAGGGACCTATATTTTTAGTAACAAAAAATTTCTTTGTTATTAAACGTTACAATAATGCAGATCGTTATGCTTTTGCCGTTGCTCTCCTTGCTAATCGTATTGCTGGACACCCTGGATTAGTACAAGATTGGAATCGACCATTCAAACCTATTACTTTCCAAGAACGTTTGGAGTTGCAATCTCGCTTAGCTGCGCTTGGAGATTATAAAGGAGAAATTGATGGGAAAATTGGTACAGCTTCCAAGCAAGCCATTAAAGCTTTTCAACTGCGCCATGACTTAGAAGTTAATGGATACCCAAGTCATAAAGTTCTCTCTTTTCTCAGAAAACAATAA
- the galU gene encoding UTP--glucose-1-phosphate uridylyltransferase GalU: MRKIRKAVFPVAGLGTRFLPATKTVPKEMLTVVDKPIIQYVVDEAREAGIEHLIFVTGRNKAVIEDYFDAQVELYTVLTERGKQEELKHLQDLQPQPGMTSFTRQQQSLGLGHALWCARELVGKEPFALLLPDMLIQAKKNCLSEMIYLYEKTGGGNIISVQECNTEDVHKYGIVGKGKQIANGFEITKMVEKPEKETAPSNLYINGRYILQPEIFNILSNQERGAGNEIQLTDAMVRLSNEQAFFGFQLDGYTFDCGSTTGFIEANVAFALARADMHQHVSVSLKNLLETIKT; encoded by the coding sequence GTGCGTAAAATCCGGAAGGCAGTATTTCCCGTAGCAGGTCTTGGTACTCGTTTTCTTCCTGCAACAAAAACAGTTCCTAAGGAAATGCTGACTGTTGTTGATAAACCTATTATTCAATATGTTGTAGATGAGGCACGTGAGGCGGGCATTGAACATCTTATTTTTGTTACTGGACGCAATAAAGCAGTGATTGAAGATTATTTTGATGCGCAGGTCGAATTATATACAGTACTTACTGAACGTGGCAAACAAGAAGAACTTAAACATTTACAAGATTTGCAGCCGCAACCTGGCATGACTTCTTTTACTCGGCAACAGCAATCTTTGGGGCTTGGGCATGCTCTTTGGTGTGCACGTGAGTTAGTCGGCAAGGAACCTTTTGCTTTATTATTACCAGATATGTTGATACAGGCTAAAAAGAATTGTCTTTCTGAAATGATCTATCTTTATGAAAAAACAGGTGGAGGAAATATTATTTCTGTTCAGGAATGTAATACTGAAGATGTTCACAAGTATGGTATTGTCGGAAAAGGTAAGCAAATTGCAAACGGTTTTGAAATCACAAAAATGGTAGAGAAACCAGAAAAGGAAACGGCTCCATCTAATTTATACATTAATGGACGTTATATTTTACAACCAGAAATTTTTAATATTCTTTCCAATCAAGAGAGAGGGGCAGGAAATGAAATTCAGTTAACAGATGCTATGGTGCGGCTTTCAAATGAGCAGGCTTTTTTTGGTTTTCAGTTAGATGGATATACTTTTGATTGTGGCTCTACAACTGGTTTTATTGAAGCCAATGTTGCGTTTGCTTTAGCACGTGCTGATATGCATCAACATGTTTCTGTTTCATTAAAAAA
- the typA gene encoding translational GTPase TypA, whose product MQLRNIAIIAHVDHGKTTLVDELLKQSGNFRDNQRTSERMMDSNDIEKERGITILAKATSVVWKDTRINIVDTPGHADFGGEVERILNMVDGAILLVDAAEGPMPQTKFVVGKALKVGLRPIVVINKIDRSDARADEVINEVFDLFVTLNATDEQLDFPILYGSGRDGWMAETSEGPKDQGLSSLFDLVIRHVPEPTVTEGPFRMIGTILEADPFLGRIITGRIHSGSIKPNQNVKVLGQNGTLLETGRISKILAFRGLERQPIEESAAGDIVAIAGLQKGTVADTFCDPTINEPLTAQPIDPPTVTMSFLVNDSPLAGTEGDKVTSRVIRDRLLKEAEGNVALKIEESTDKDSFYVSGRGELQLAVLIENMRREGFELSVSRPRVVMQKDENGITLEPIEEVVIDVDEEYSGTVVQKMSERKGDMIELRPSGGNRVRLVFHAPTRGLIGYQSELLTDTRGTAIMNRLFHSYEPYKGDISGRTNGVMISNDNGEAVAYALFNLEDRGPMVIDAGAKVYQGMIIGIHSRDNDLEVNVLKGKKLTNMRASGKDEAVKLTPPIKMTLERALSWIQDDELVEVTPKNIRLRKLYLDPNERKRFEKTRSPIST is encoded by the coding sequence ATGCAATTGCGTAATATTGCCATTATTGCCCATGTCGACCATGGTAAAACAACACTCGTGGACGAACTTCTCAAACAATCAGGAAATTTCCGCGATAATCAGCGCACCAGTGAGCGTATGATGGATTCAAATGATATTGAAAAAGAACGCGGTATTACAATATTAGCAAAAGCGACATCGGTTGTTTGGAAAGATACCCGGATTAATATTGTTGATACCCCTGGTCATGCTGATTTTGGTGGAGAAGTCGAGCGTATTCTCAATATGGTAGATGGAGCAATTTTGCTTGTTGATGCAGCTGAAGGCCCTATGCCGCAAACTAAATTTGTCGTTGGGAAAGCATTAAAAGTAGGATTACGCCCTATTGTTGTTATCAATAAAATTGATCGATCTGATGCGCGTGCTGATGAAGTTATTAATGAAGTTTTTGACCTTTTTGTAACTCTTAATGCAACTGATGAACAGCTTGATTTTCCTATTCTTTATGGATCAGGTCGCGATGGATGGATGGCTGAAACTTCTGAAGGACCAAAAGATCAAGGACTGAGTTCCTTATTTGATCTTGTGATCCGCCATGTGCCTGAACCTACTGTAACGGAAGGACCGTTTCGTATGATTGGCACTATTCTTGAAGCAGATCCGTTTTTAGGCCGAATCATCACAGGTCGAATTCATTCGGGTTCTATTAAACCCAATCAAAACGTTAAGGTTCTTGGACAAAATGGAACGCTTTTAGAAACTGGACGTATTTCAAAAATTTTGGCATTTCGTGGACTGGAACGACAACCAATTGAAGAAAGTGCCGCCGGTGATATTGTAGCAATTGCTGGTCTACAAAAAGGCACTGTTGCTGATACTTTCTGTGACCCCACCATCAATGAACCACTCACAGCTCAACCCATTGATCCTCCCACTGTGACCATGAGTTTTTTGGTGAACGATAGCCCCCTTGCTGGTACTGAAGGAGATAAAGTTACAAGCCGCGTTATCCGTGATCGTTTGTTGAAAGAAGCGGAAGGTAATGTAGCCCTTAAAATTGAGGAATCAACCGATAAAGATTCTTTCTATGTTTCAGGACGAGGAGAATTACAACTTGCAGTACTCATCGAAAACATGCGTAGAGAAGGATTCGAGCTCAGTGTTTCACGCCCACGTGTAGTTATGCAGAAGGATGAAAATGGAATAACTCTTGAACCAATCGAAGAAGTTGTGATCGATGTTGATGAGGAATATTCCGGAACTGTTGTTCAAAAAATGTCAGAGCGCAAAGGAGACATGATTGAATTACGTCCATCTGGTGGTAATCGTGTACGCCTTGTCTTTCATGCACCGACTCGTGGACTTATTGGTTACCAATCCGAACTGTTAACCGATACACGTGGTACAGCAATTATGAATCGCCTTTTCCATTCTTACGAACCTTATAAAGGAGATATCAGTGGCCGTACTAATGGCGTGATGATTTCAAACGATAATGGTGAAGCTGTTGCTTATGCACTTTTCAACCTTGAAGATCGAGGACCTATGGTAATCGATGCTGGTGCTAAAGTCTATCAAGGCATGATTATTGGTATCCATTCACGCGATAATGACTTAGAAGTGAATGTTTTAAAAGGAAAAAAGCTAACCAATATGCGTGCTTCTGGTAAAGATGAAGCTGTAAAATTGACCCCTCCAATTAAAATGACATTAGAACGTGCATTATCGTGGATACAAGATGATGAACTTGTTGAAGTGACCCCTAAAAATATTCGTCTACGTAAACTCTATTTAGACCCAAATGAACGCAAGCGCTTTGAAAAAACACGTTCACCAATTTCAACCTGA